The Cyprinus carpio isolate SPL01 chromosome A10, ASM1834038v1, whole genome shotgun sequence nucleotide sequence cAAAACTCTGCTCTATAAATTCATTGATattgaaatattgatttcataaATAAAGTTCCTTAAAGGTTGAGAGACCTTATTCCTCGAGAGTAACAGCACACCAACAGGACAAAGAATGATGAGAAATCATTCCAACGTGTTCAAAGGTCGAGTATCTCTGAAGGACAAGTAAACAGACTTTGAAACTCCTGTATGTGGAGTGATAAGATAAAAGTTAACAAGACATTTACTTACAGACTGATTTTATGTACATTTGATTATACAAGGCAGTAACATACACTCACAGAAAAAAGCAGCAGGAACAACCAGCAGGGTTCACTGTTAAGTGACTACTAGTTTACATTAGTTACAGCTCAATCTCCAGCCTcagaaatcatcatcatcacaaatgTCCAGATACACGTCGAAAGCCTCGCGGTTGCAGTTTCCATCAGGGGTGAAGACGTACTTGTGGAATGTCCCATCAACACATATGGCTTCAAAGAGAGACATAAATGATGAGAAACTGACAAAACAATAACAGTTCActcaaatgatttaaataaaacccACATACCAATAACAGAGTTGACATTTTTGGAGGTGTTCTTCCCGAAGGCACAGATGCAAGCGCACTCAGCCGGCACCGTGAAATTAGCCAGAGACCACTGACTGTCCACATACTGCCCAATGACCGGACCAACCTTTCCTACACGCGCCAATCTAGAGAAGACAAAAAGCCACACATAAAGCTCAGTGACTACTAGGATATTTCTAAATAACACTTGGAATGTAACTAAAACTGTAATGAAATGacaatcaagattttttttagtgaaatgaTTAATCTTACGCAGAGCGCCGGTTTAGTTTAGTGTCTTTCAGAGCAAATATGTGCACTGTTCCCTTGTCACTCGATGCACACAGAAAGGATGAGTCATGGCTGAAATTAATACTGTAAAACAACAGAATTCAATAAATAAtctgacatttatttaatttcattaatcatCAGAGTAggagctgtttgtttttttcattaaaaaacagcaatacacatttatacatataatatgcACTGAAGAAGTTTGGACAAACTCAAATCAAATGATGTTTTCTTTTGATCTAAAGGCTTCTACTTAAATACTACTGAAATTGTTACTTAAATTAGTTCTGTAgaccagggtttcccaaatgtagttcatgaaaagctaataataataataataataatatttgaatcaaatgtaaaattaaagtggctgcacaattaattgaaataaaactgaaattgctatataaattataaatatatttttagaagttttcataagaaatgtttcattgcAGTTCaaatcacataacaaaataattgcaatataattttcatatattgttCTATAAAATAGATGCACAGCCCTAttcaaaataaagacaataaaataaaaacacccgctaaaaaaaatattaaatatttgatctgTTTACTTGCATGCCATGTGACCATTAATggacatcagagaaccatgaacatgcaaatgtgtttttaaatcatagaaatattaagtaaatattaacaaatattttatgtctaaggggttcggctgacaaaaatGTCTGGGAACCCCTGATGTAGATAAATTGTTTTCACAtgaatttctttataaaaatatttttaaattacggaaccccgcacatggcatgcgggaaaaaaaaataggctacatCACACGCaagatttactaatttgttccctcgatttataaattgttcgcaggatttactaattcgtttccTCAATTTATAAactgtgcgcacaatttactaagtagttccctcgatttataaactgtgcgcatgatttactaattcgttccctcgatttataaactgtgcgcacgatttactaattcgttcccttgatttataaattgtgtgcacgatttactaatgcACGATTTACGAATTTGttcccttgatttataaattgtgcgcacgatttactaatgcACGATTTAcgaattcgttccctcgatttataaactgtgcgcatgatttactaatgcACGATTTACGAATTCGTTCCCTTGATTTATAAactgtgtgcacgatttactaatgcACGATTTACGAATCTGttcccttgatttataaattgtgcgcacgatttactaattcgttccctcgatttataaactgtgcgcatgatttactaatgcACGATTTAcgaatttgttccctcgatttataaactgtgcgcatgatttactaatgcACGATTTACTGATTTGTTCCCTGGATTTATAAAccgtgcgcatgatttactaatgcACGATTTAcgaatttgttccctcgatttataaactgtgcgcatgatttactaatgcACGATTTAcgaatttgttccctcgatttataaaccgtgcgcatgatttactaatgcACGATTTAcgaatttgttccctcgatttataaactGTGCACATGATTTACTAATGCACGATAGTAAATCATGAAATAGTAATcctgtgcacgttttagtacattgaggtaatgaattagtaaatcgtactcacaatttattttttcttgcatgtcatgtgcggggctccgtattaAATAGATATCAGATAGTGAAGGAAAAGCAGCCAGGCGTTCAGCATATATGTGAACTTCTTTAATACTGTTTAGAAAGTATCCCAGGATGCACCTCATGAATTTGAGCAGAGCTTGAATCTAGATAAAGAAGCAGCTCAAAAAACAATACCAGTAGAGTGTAGCAGGGTCGGTTCCTCTACGTAGTTCCACTAGCTTGTCTCGTGTTGTAGTGTCAAACAGACGGATCAACGTGCCCTTTCTGGATGCAGACGCAACCACACTGCCAGGCTGGTTCAGAGCCAGGCAGGCGATTTCACTCTGGTGGGCGTTGATAGTGAATGGAGCAGATGATGTGCCAGGTTTTGTGTTGGAAAGGTCCTGTCAAAGAGTCATGAACAATGTTAAAAATTCCATCCAACATGTagatgaacagatttggagaaatgtagcattaaatcacttactcatcaatggatcctctgcagtgaatgggtgcagtcagaatgagaatccaaacagctgataaaaacatcaaaatgatccacaagtaatccacaccactccagtccatcagttaaagggttactccaccccaaaatgaaacttttgtcattaattacttacccccatgtcatttctAACCCGTAAAAGCGCCGTTTGTctccggaacacaatttaagcctcatggatgcgctgttttatttcaaatcaaagctaaatacacgtagaaacaacGCATTCTTGTGGCACGGacgacacagaagagcatacggtgatatggagagacacagaggagagtgttgacaaagaaattgttgaatacaACAGAAtacaacatgggggtaagcgattaatgacaaaattttcattttagggtggagtatcccgtTAAAGTcctgtgaaaagctgtgtgtttgtaacaaacaaatccatcattatggtatttttaatttcaaattgtcgcttctggccaaaatacaagtccataatgcataataatgcttccttcagtgaaaaagtccatcaccatttgtcctctcaaatcaaaattcaccaacatatttgtttagaactatttcagactgtttttgcttgtaaaacgTGCTTGATTTGTTCATATTTCTCCTGATTAAGACTAGATTACTTTTTCAccgaagaaagcaatattacagatagagaactcatattttagatggaagcaatggtttggagttaaaaaagtctgtttttttctagtgatggatttgtttattataaacatgcagcattttgcttcacaatatgttaatggacttggagtcgtgtggattattgtgatgttttatcagttatttggaatctcattctgatggcacccattcactgacaATGAATGTGATAAATTCactaatgataaatttctccaaatctgttctgatgaagaaacaaactcatctaaatctaaatttagcaaattttcatttttgggtgaactattcctttaataaatgaCTGCaagttttaatatgcaaaattCAATTcactactgtaatattttataataatttgcacATAAATCTTACCACTAACTGTAGACTGCCACCTTTGTGTCCAGGAAAAACCAGCAACTGCTTTTCTAAACTAGGGCACAGTTCACACAAACCTACAAACGCAAATACAGtgatgaaaaatacataaaaacaagtCATACCTCTTTCTGGTGAAACTATATGAAATTGCAAGCAATGCTAACAATACCTTTCGGGTTATCTCGAGTGTCAAACTCAAACAGCTTGACAGGGTTGTCGGGAAAACTATACACGTAGATCCTATTTTTCAGGACAATGATGATTCTTCAcgtataaaaacatgaaataggACATTATTAATATGAACAGCATTTTTAAGTGTAAAGATGAAACACTATTGTTTAATGGCTGGATATCTTACTTGTCATGTCTCATCCGCACAGCCAGCACTGGTTTGGTGAACGTGAACTCAAGAACTAATTTGTCCTTGGGGTCTCGCACTTCCTGAGCATCATCCCAAATTAATACTGCCAGAGAtaagatgaacaaaaaaaaaaccacacacacacacacacacacacaaacacacacacacacacacacacacagtttattcCACCTCATATAAAGTCTGTATGAAAGAAGGGAGCCATTCAATTGTACTTTATCCAAGTATAAAAGTGCAATTTAGACTCCGAGTGTACCTGAGATTTCGGAGAATTTGGGGTTGACGCCGCCTCCCACCACAGCCAAGAGGTTTGATCGATGAAGCATTGAACACAGAGCGATGCTGCCCACCTGCTCGTGATCTATATCCAATCAAATCACACACAATCAACAGATAAGTCTACAAATAGGTTTCTGAAAAAGGAAAACATATTTATCCTACCTAAATGGCCCTTTTCCATTAAAGGTTCCACATTGTAAATACGAACACCTGTTTCCATGGCACAGCAGAAACAACCTAAATAACATGGAAAAAGTCACAGCTAATGAATACAGAAAAGATCATCAATACATTATTAACAGTGACCAACAAgtatttttctgatattttatttcattttttggctttattttccttttaaaaatccactttgtcaaaacaatgcacatttttttctgggTTCAAAAATATTGCGATAAAAAATATGTGTTCATTTGAAATTTTGCATAGGCCTCATCatgaaattgtattataaatatattaatattttattggccACTCTGCTCTCTAGatgtcaatatttaaaaaaaaaaaatcaatctgtaattattagtagtaaaattaaaGAGTTAACTCTAAAAGTCAATATGATATGTAATTAGGTACTAAGATCAATagttttttccatatatatataatcagtctAGCAGCAATTGTAATTATATAGCAGCAGGATGTTTCTCAAAGGAAGTTATATTTCAGACTCACTTTGGTCCTGGTTGAACTGAAGGCTGTTGACTCCTCTCTTCTGGGCCATGATGTCAGAGAAGAGTTCGCTGCTGATTTTCTGATCTTCAGGAGTTAAACTGTCTAGATCTGACCATCCTGAATAAGCAAATGAGCAGCAGACAGCGGTTTAACATATTAAAGCTGCTACCACAACATGACTAACGTTACTAGCTCAT carries:
- the wdr45 gene encoding WD repeat domain phosphoinositide-interacting protein 4, with the protein product MAQKRGVNSLQFNQDQSCFCCAMETGVRIYNVEPLMEKGHLDHEQVGSIALCSMLHRSNLLAVVGGGVNPKFSEISVLIWDDAQEVRDPKDKLVLEFTFTKPVLAVRMRHDKIIIVLKNRIYVYSFPDNPVKLFEFDTRDNPKGLCELCPSLEKQLLVFPGHKGGSLQLVDLSNTKPGTSSAPFTINAHQSEIACLALNQPGSVVASASRKGTLIRLFDTTTRDKLVELRRGTDPATLYCINFSHDSSFLCASSDKGTVHIFALKDTKLNRRSALARVGKVGPVIGQYVDSQWSLANFTVPAECACICAFGKNTSKNVNSVIAICVDGTFHKYVFTPDGNCNREAFDVYLDICDDDDF